GGTAGTGGACTTCCGAGCATGACGGGTGTTCAATGAAGCATGAACGGTTTGAAGTGTCCGCAGTGCGGAGGCGTCTATATCGTCAAAAACGGCCACGCACACACAGGCAAGCAGCGTTACCTCTGCCGGGTTTGCACGTTCCAATTCACCTTGAACCATGCTCGGCCTCCAATTTCTGCTGAACAGGTGCAACTGGTGGATCGTTTGCTCTCCGAGCGCATCTCCCACCGCGGCATTTGCCGGGTGGTAGGGGTCAGCCGGACCTGGTTTCGTCATCACCTGCAATCGCTGGTTCAGAGCGTGCCACACCGCATTGATCCACAGGAGGTGGTGTCCTCAAAACGGTGAGCATTCCAGCACCAGCGCCGCTGGTGCTGGAATGCGATGAATTATGCACATTTGTGATGCGGCACACCCATCAGCTCTGGATCTGGCTCGCCATGGACCGACACACGCGCAAAATCGTGAGTTGCTTTATGGGACGGCGGGATGCAATCAGCGCATTTGGATTGTGGGAGGGCCTGCCCACCCCCTACCTCGATGCGGTCTGTCACACAGACCGCCTGGGGGCCTACAAAGGTGTCGTTTTTGGCGCGCTGCACCGCATCGGTGGCACCCAACATATGGAGCGATTCAATGCCACGCTCAGAGTGCGCCTGGCGCATCTGGTTCGAAAAACGCTGTCTTTCAGCCGCAAGCAAGCCAATCTGGAGCTGCTGATCTGGCTCTTTCTCCACCGCTACAACGCGTCATTACCTTGAACCCTCTACCC
This region of Deinococcus aerophilus genomic DNA includes:
- a CDS encoding IS1 family transposase, with amino-acid sequence MNGLKCPQCGGVYIVKNGHAHTGKQRYLCRVCTFQFTLNHARPPISAEQVQLVDRLLSERISHRGICRVVGVSRTWFRHHLQSLVQSVPHRIDPQEVVSSKR
- a CDS encoding IS1 family transposase gives rise to the protein MSIPAPAPLVLECDELCTFVMRHTHQLWIWLAMDRHTRKIVSCFMGRRDAISAFGLWEGLPTPYLDAVCHTDRLGAYKGVVFGALHRIGGTQHMERFNATLRVRLAHLVRKTLSFSRKQANLELLIWLFLHRYNASLP